TTTACAGGAGGTTGTAGCTTGTGCTTCGTGGATGCGCAGTGATACTCTGCAGCTGACACTGTTCTATATCGAAACACCTTATATGGTGACATATCACTTAGCATTTACGGAACGGGAAATCGAGCTGAACTATCATGTGAACGTCTCCCTTGGCCTTCGTCAATATCAGGCATTGGGACATTTGCATGATGCCTGAACTCTCTAATCTTTAACTATCTCTTACGTCCATATTTCTTGGCGTTAGTCAGAATGTGCTGATATAGGCTCTTATCCTTCATGTTCTTCAGCGGATAAAACTGAGGTCTTGTGTTGACCTCCAGAATCCAGATTCCGCCATTCTTATCCAGCGCAACATCGAGACCCAGCTCATGGAAGCCATTCTTGTGGGAATCAAATACTTTGCCGACAGATTTTCCGAGCTTTTTGAGTTCTGCTTCGATCTCTTCTGCTGTGGTGTTAGAGAAACCAGCATTTAATAGGGTGGGGCGTATAAATCCGATGCTTCCGCCTTGCTGATAGTTGGTAGCTACTTTACCCGGGGTACCGATCTTGGTAAAAATACCAGTTGATTTCCAGCTTCCGCTGCTCGATTTCTGAACCATCACCCGAATATCGAACGGTTTGCCGTTGGTTTTCTTAAGCTGAATGCCTTGCTGAAGCAGGTACGGCTCACGGTTATTTCGTTTTTTTAATTCGTTATATAAATTATCAAGCGTACTGAATTGCTTCTTGACCGAGTTGTGCTGGTACTGGTATCCATTATCGCGCTTCTTGATTCTTATTATAATGTTGTAGCCTCCAGTACCGTTCTCCGGCTTAAAAAAGACCGTCGAGTACTGTGACAGCATGCTGCTCAGATTACTTCGGCTGAACGGCATCGTTTTTGGAAGATAATCTTGTACTTCAGGGCTTTTGTCGAGCCATTTGGTCTTGGTCCATTTGCTCTTGATGGTTGTGCTTGTATAGTGCATTTTCTTCTTCACAGGTTCTCATCCCCTTTCTACCTTAGGATATGATGGCTGATGAAGTCCGTTAGTGCACTAGTCTAGCTAGGGATAATGGGGCATCTGACACGGATAAAAAAGAGTGTAAATAGGTGCGTAGGCCCAATAAATCCTGCGAATAAGGTCCGGATTGGGCCTTTTTTTATTGCCTGCTGCTTGAGAAAAAATGTGTCACATAACACAGCAGTAATAATTATTTTACATGTGATGTTAAATAAATCATCCTGCTTGACCGATGAATAAATGTAAATCTTTTAACTTTATGCGGAGTATAGGCAATTAAAAATGCAGTAAATGAGCATGGCTTAACCAATGAACTGGAGGTTTTTTAGAGTGAGCAAGTTAAGTAAGAAGCTGAAAGGGTTCGACAAGAGCAAGCTGAAGTGGCCCAACAAAAACAAGCTGAGATTAACCGTGAAGTATAAGCTGATCATCGTATTTCTCATCGTACTTATTATCCCATCTTCTCTTATAGGGACCCTATCGTACCAATCCGCGAAGCATGTGCTGGATAAGGAATTCATGCGCAGTGCGGATGAGAGCGTGGACGTCATCAACGCAGTCATCACAGATGTCATTGCTCCTAAACGAGAGGATGTTGTAATCTTCGCCAACCATGTCAATGCAACGCGATATGATGGAGTCGATAGTCCTGATATTAGAGCCGAGTTCGATAACTACATACAATTCCATAGAGATTTAGACAGCATGTATGTCGGAACAGAAGAGGGTGTCATGATTCAGGTTCCGAGAAAGCAGCTTAACGAGGATTACGATCCACGTCAGAGACCTTGGTATAAAAAGGCGATGGAGAACAAGGGACAGGTCGTCGTTACCGATCCCTATGTATCAGCAGCAACCGGTAATCTGGTCGTCGCGGTAGCAAAAATGACAGAGGATGGCTCGGGCGTTGTCGGCATGGACATAAACCTGCAGAATTTGAGCCAAGTTGCAGGCCAGGTAAACATCGGTACTGAGGGTTATGCGATCGTACTGGACCAACAGAGGAATATTGTGGTTCATCCTACGATGGAGCTAGGTATAAGAGCAGGTGAGGATTTCTTTGATCAGATGTTCGCATCTGAACAAGGCGAGTTCTCATTTACCTCTGAAGGGGAATCGAAACGTATGGAGTTCACCACGAATGAGCTGACGGGCTGGAAGGTCGGCGGTTTTGTGTTTGATACCGAGATTGAAGGCATTACCCAGCCTATTCTTATTGCAACCAGTATCGTTATTGTTGTTGCCATTGTGCTCGGCTTGTCTCTCGTATTCTATCTTATTGCCTCCATTACGAAGCCGCTTCAAGCGCTGCGCACATCAGCAGCCCGGATTAGTGAAGGAGATCTGACCGAGAACATTCAGCTGAAAAATAACGACGAGCTTGGAGACCTCGCAGGCTCATTTAATCAAATGTCTCACAACCTGCGAACGCTGATCCAGGAAATCGGCTCCAAATCAGAGCATGTTGCCGCATCCTCAGAGGAGCTTACCGCAAGCTCAATGCAAACAGCCACGGCTTCAGAATATGTAGCTTCTTCCCTGCAGGAAGTTGCCAGCCGGGCGGAAACACAGAACGATCAGTTGAACCAAACGGTAGAAGCTCTTACTCAGATCAGCATGGGCATTCAAAAGGTAGCTGGGAATGCGGTTCATGTCTCGGATTTGACGAAGCAGGCAGCAGAGCAGGCAGTAGATGGGAATGATTCTGTACTGAAGACGATGGATCAGATGAATGCGATATACAAATCGGTGAATAAATCTAATGAACAGCTGCAATCGCTGCAACAGCGTTCTCAAGAGATTGCCGTGATTGTAGATCTCATCGGGGGGATCGCCGGGCAGACGAAGCTGCTGTCCCTTAACGCTTCCATTGAGGCGGCAAGAGCGGGCGAGCACGGCAGAGGATTTGCCGTGGTAGCTGAGGAAGTCGGTCATCTGGCCAAGCAGTCAGAGGAGGCTGCGAAGCAAATTATCGAACTGATCGGGCACATCCTTAAGGAAACGGAGACCACAGCGGATAGCATGAAGCTGGCTGCGGAAAAAGTAGAGAGTGGACTCACCATCTCCTTCAATACGACAGAGACCTTCTCTTCCATCATTCAAAATATTCAGGAAATTCCTGTTCAGGTGGAAGAAGTTGCGACACTGTCTGAGCAGATTGCTGCAAGTGCAGGACAGGTCACATCAACAGCTCAGAATTTGCTGACGCTGTCCACGGAGAATGCTTCCTTATCCGAAGATATGGCAAGCTCAACACAAGAACAGCTGGCATCCATGGAGGAAATCAGCGCAGCTTCGGCTTCGTTATCCAAGCTTGCTGAAGAACTGCAGGAGCTGGTTCAGCAATTTAAAATTTAGGATTCCGGATTCAGACATAAGTACGTACATTACGAAGAGGGCCCTTCTGAGAAGAATAAGAAGGGTCCTTCATTGTGCTTACCTCTACTGTTTATGGAACTAAATTTCTGTCGGTAGGCCGTGAAGATACATCTGAATACAATCGGAATGTCGGCGTAGTACGTCAATTGTTTTTGGATGAGGAGCTGTGTAAATTATAGGGTAATCCATCTCTTCATAGTAATCGCGTATCTGAAATGCAAGATGTTCCTCATCTAATGAGAATTTTGCATTCACACCTGACTTATTTCCTCTCGCATCAAGTCTGATCCATCTGCCTATCGACTGAAGATAAACACTGTTTAATGCATGGATGCAGTACCCCATTTCCGGGGTATCTCCAAGCGTTAGACGCTGATAACAAAATCCTGTCGGAATTCCTTTGCACCGCAATATGGCACAGAGTAAATTGGACTTGGCATAACATATACCTTCCTGATATAGCAATACATCCGATGCGATACACGTAATGCGTGAGCTCTGAATATCCCAGGAGTGAGCAATCTGATCCCGGACATATTCAAAGGCGATTTTTACGAATTCGGTTTCACTTACCGAAGTGCTGTACAACTCATTTGCCAGTTGTTGAATGGAAGGATGTGAGTAATTCACTTCCTTTGTTTCGCATAAATAGTCTTCTACAGATCCAGATTGGGCGATAAGCTGCAGCATCTGCATTCCTCCTCATCATACTTGACTTCAACCTATCAAAAAAAACGTTGAAAATCTACAAGGCATAAGACTTATAAAAAATTGTAATGTCAGATCATATGACAAAAAATTGAAATCTAGCAAATGAAGTATAAAATAGGTTTCGAGAGTTACTAACTACGAGAGAGAAAGGAGTTATGATCATGAGAATGACCATTCTAGCAAAAAGAACCATGTCCCTCGTCATTTCCGGAATGTTGATCGGAGCTATACCTGAGCTGGCGGGAACACCTTCAACCGTGCATGCGCAGGAACAGATTCGATTGGAAGAGATGACAGTCAGTGAATTGACCGAGGGATACAACAGTGGAAAATATACAGCTAAGCAGATCGTCCAAGCTTATTTGGATCGAATTGAGAAGTATGAGGATACATATAACGCGTTCACCTTCATGAATGATAACGCCCTGCAAGAGGCGGAGGAGATTGACCGTCTTCGAAGTGAAGGAGCGGAGCTGGGTCCGCTTGCGGGTATACCCGTCGTCATCAAGGAAGCAGTGGATGTCGCTGGATTCCCAAGCACATTCGGCTGGGCCCCCCTTAGTAAATCAGCGGGTGGCATTGAACTGATGCCTGCTGAGGATGCTCCGGTCGTGTCACGCCTGAAGGAAGCAGGGGCCATCATCATCGGGAAGACGAATATTCCGGCCTTCAGCGCAACAGGAACGCATGCGAATACGAGCTGGGCTGGACCTACGTATAATGCAGTCGATCCTTCCATTGCACCGGGCGGCAGCAGCAGCGGGACAGCAATGGCGATCTCGGGGAATTTGGCCGTCCTTGGAATTGCCGAGGAGACGGGAGGCTCGATTCAGAATCCGGCAGCAGCGCAAGCGATCGTCGGTATCAAGCCCTCGTTCGGACTGATCCCGACAACAGGAGTTACACCGCTTGCCGGGAGCACCCGGGACGTTCTTGGACCGCATGCCCGAACTGTGCTGGATGCGGCAGTGATGCTCGATGTTATGGCCGGTTATTCGGAGAAGGATGAGAAAACAGAGGCTGCTATTGGCCATATTCCTGAGGAAGGCTACGCAGCAGCCGTGAGTGATCAGGCGCTTAAGGGCAAGAGGTTAGGTCTGTATGGACCGGGCTGGCGTGATAGTGAGCTGTCTGCAGAGACCACAGCGCTATATGAACAAGCTGTGAAGGAGCTGGAGGAAGAAGGGGCTATTGTAGTGGAGGATCCTTTTGCCGGATCAGGCTTCAAAGAGTATGTGAAGAAGACGGGAAATGTCGGCATGGAGACATTCTTCTATGACCTGGAGAGCTATATTCAGAATTTAAATCCCGAAGACGATACCTTATCTATTCAAAGCGTATTTGAAGAGGCCGGTGAGGTTCCGTGGGTCAAAGGTGGACCGCTTAGTTTTATGGAAGGAAGATTTGCGAATATTGATACGGCAATTACAGATGCGAAGAAGACACCAGATTTAACGGAGTTCAATGAAGTTAGAGAAGAGTATCTGCGAATCTTGGACAGTGTCATGGAAGAGCATGATCTGGATGGGTTTGTGTATCCACAAATGTCTAACCGGATTCCGAAGCTGGGCGAAGGCGATATTGGCGCGACAACGGTGCCCGAGATTAATATCAGCGGCCTGCCATTAATTACGGTGCCTGCAGGATATTACGAGAATGGCTCACCCTTTGGCCTCGCGTTCTTTGGCGAGATGTGGGGAGAAGCCGAGCTGATTGCGATGGCATATGATTATGAACAGGCAACCCATCATCGGGAGCTGCCCGTATTAATTGAGAAGTCTGCAGATTATGCCGATGTTAAACCCAATAGTCCATACTTTCCTGCAGTGATGTCATTGGCAGCGGCCGGAGCGATCGATGCGGATCAATCCGAATTTCTGCCGAATGAGCCGATCACCCGTGCGGAAACAGCTGATATTATAGCAAAAGGCTTGCATCTGAATATTCCGGACAATGCGGGTACCATACTTGAGGGCTTTGAGGATATTTCATCCGAGGATGAGTATGCGGGGGTAATAGCTGCAGTATACCGTGAAGGAATTCTCCTAGGCGGATCAGATTTGTTTATGGGTGGGCAGTCACTGACGAGAGAACAGATGGCGTCTGTATTGGTAAGAGCCTTTGATCTGCCTAAGCTGTCCAACAGTCCGCACACGGTAGTGACGACGAATGTGAAGACCGCACACAAAGAGGATGTTATGATCCTGGCTCAGCACGGAATAACGGTCGAGCTGGACAATTATAGACCACAGGATACCGTTACGCGTGGTGAATTTGCCTCCTTTATGTACAGAGCGATGGGGCTGCAGCTGTAAATGTAGTCTGGCTTTCAGGATTCCCCTTATACTAAAATGATGGAATGAAAAAAAAGAGTCTGGGCTAACGATTAATTCGGTTGGCCAGACTCTTTTTTTTCCAAATTACTAACGATTCATTTCGCGCATAAAATTCATGATTGCTTCAATGCGTATTTTATCAGCACAATCTTCGCAACAAAAAAACTTATCCTTTCTTTCTTTAGCTTGTTTATATTTTTGTGAACCTTCGTATACCCTGAATGTATTCTTACAATTATAGCAACGCACATCATAGTAAAACATTTGGTAACCTCCTTACATCACTTCTTAGTTGATATATCGAAGATTGTAACCAGTTCTCTCGTCTCCTTATTTCCATTCAATACTACTTGAAATATTGTTCCAGAATTGCCGTATCAAACCCATTAGAAATTTTAAATTCGCCCGCGTTATATTTGTCCCTTGATCTGCGTGAATTTTCGATGCGAATATATTGATCATTATATATGTCCATATCGAAATGAGCCCCAGTCTTCAGCTGGATCCGGACAGTGTAGTATTCCCATGGGAGGCCACCCTCACTGGATGATTCCAGTTTCATCTTAGAAAAATGAGATATTAACTTTTGCATCTCCGATGGGTCTGTGATTTCAACACGTTCCCAATCCTCAATGTCCTCAACTCTCTTCGTAATATCAATCATATAATATGTATCTGTTTCTCTTACGTAATCCAGTACCAGCTCTTCGAAAGAAGCATAATGCAGTGACAGAATTCGCCATAGTATCGCGGCTGTCAACAGGATGGAAATGGGCAAGCCTGCGATCAGTTTAAACTTCTTCATCAGATGATCCTTTCCTTCATTGTGATTTGGGAGCAGTAGAAGCGCTTATTTTCCATTATATGAATAAACGCCGCAAATTGGGGTAAAGTTTAAGAAATTGCTTTTTTTAAATAGAAATATAGAGGAAAAAGCTGACTTGCAATAGGTTGCGTAACTGTGTAATGTAGACAAGGCGCGTAATTTTGAGTAAATGCGCTTTAATCATAAGTAAAAGGGAGTTTAGGTGCGTAATGTCAATTGTAATTGGAATTCTTGGGCTTATACTGACACTAGGACTTGGATTCCTGCTCAGCAACGATAAGAAGAATATCAACTTCAAAGCCATTGGAGTTCTGTTCGTTCTTCAAATATTACTTGCACTATTCATGTTCAAGACGAGTCTTGGTGTGAAAATCGTCGAGAGAGTGTCGGATTTTGTAACTATGGTGCTGTCCTACGGATATCAAGGAATTGAATTTGTCGTTGGGGGATGGGCTCCGCCAGAAGCAAGCGTGTTCTTTATCAACGTGCTCCTGCTCATTATCTTTACGGCAACGCTGTTGTCGATACTGACACATATTCGAGTGCTGCCGCTGGCAATCAAGTATATCGGAGGGGCCCTTGCGAAGATTACAGGACTGTCGAATGTACTTACCTTTAATGCAGTGAACTCGATCTTCTTCGGCCAATCCGAGTCACTGATTGCGATCAAGCATCATCTGCAGAAGATGAATGATAACAAGCTGTTTGTTGTATGTGCCTCTGCTATGGGTTCGGTGTCTGCGTCCATCATGGGATCATATATGACAATGATTCCTCCGCAGTATGTTCTAGTAGCCATGATCCTGAACGCCATGTCAGCGCTGATCATAGCAACGATGGTCGCTCCTTCGAAGCCAAGCGAGGATGAGAAGATTGATGTACGGGAAGTCTCCCAGACCAAATCCATCTTCGAGGCAATTTCGGCTGGTGCACTGGATGGAGGTAGAGTTGCTCTGATCGTAGGTGCGATGCTGATTGCCTATGTTGGACTCATTGCGCTTCTAGATGGAGCTCTAACATCGATATTAGGTATTTCATTTACCGCAATTCTGGGATATATCTTCAGTCCGATAGCTTGGATTATGGGAATTCCGGCAAGTGAAATGGTAACGGCGGGCTCCATTATGGGAATGAAGCTGGCGACGAATGAATTTGTAGCTATGCTGGAGTTCCAGCCGCTGATCGAGCAGCTTAGTCCCAAGACGGTTGCGATCGTCTCTACTTTCCTGGTGTCATTTGCGAATTTCAGCTCCATCGGAATTATCAGTGGATCGATTCAAGCGATCAGTGGTGAAAAAGCAGCCGTGGTTGCCAAATTTGGCCTCAAGGTACTGCTTGTTGCGACACTCGCATCCATCATTACAAGTATCATCGCCGGTTTGTTTGTGTAACAGGCTAATAGCTATTAGACTGGTAGCGTAAGGCTGGCTAGCATTTAAGCCCAAAAGAACCCCGATCCTTCTCAAATGAAGAATCGGGGTTCTTTTTTTAATACTTCAAGCTCTGATGCTCTAAATCGACCAATTGACGATAAACTGCAATCCTTATGCATCAAACGTTTGATGGGATGCTTGATCAGAAGCTGCCTTATTCTTCTTACCCCATTTCTGTGGCAGCACAATGAGTGCCGGTACAAGCATAGGCAGAAGAATGAAGCACAGCACGATCAGTCCGGCCATCACGGCCGTTGCCAGCTCAATCAGCAGGACAAGTCCGGATGGGATCAGCGTGGCGAATGTTCCGCCGAGAATAATCATCGCCGAGATGATGACTCCGCCGATATTTTTCGCGGACTTCACAAGTGCTGCAGTCGGATTAAGATCCCCATACTCCTTATAGCGCATCATGAAGAAGATGCTGTAATCGACACCGACGGCGACGATGATGATGAAGGAGAAGAATGGAACGAAGGAGGATACCCCGTCAGCTCCCAAGATCTGATACGTTACAAAATTCGTTGCAGCCATGGCCGTGTAATAGGAAGCGATCAGCGCCAAAATAATGTAGATGGATGGCAGCAGTGACTTGATAACGAACAGCAGTACGATAAATACGCCGAGAATAACGAGAATGGCTGTACTGTTGAAGGACTCAAGCTGTGCCTTGTTCGTGTCATAAGTGAAGGAGCTTGGTCCGGCAGCTCCGTAAGCAGCCCCGTCAAGCACCGTACCCTTCAGACTTGCAGCCAGTGTTTCGTTAATGTCCTCAATCGTATCCATTGCTCCCATGGAATAAGGATCTTCCTTCAGAATAACCATCATCTTCGTTACCTTGCGGTCATCGGACATGAAGGTATCAAGCGATGTCTTAAATTCTTCTGCTTCCAAAGCTTCCTTCGGAATGAAGAAGGTCTTCGCC
This sequence is a window from Paenibacillus urinalis. Protein-coding genes within it:
- a CDS encoding transglutaminase-like domain-containing protein, which translates into the protein MQLIAQSGSVEDYLCETKEVNYSHPSIQQLANELYSTSVSETEFVKIAFEYVRDQIAHSWDIQSSRITCIASDVLLYQEGICYAKSNLLCAILRCKGIPTGFCYQRLTLGDTPEMGYCIHALNSVYLQSIGRWIRLDARGNKSGVNAKFSLDEEHLAFQIRDYYEEMDYPIIYTAPHPKTIDVLRRHSDCIQMYLHGLPTEI
- a CDS encoding NupC/NupG family nucleoside CNT transporter, which gives rise to MSIVIGILGLILTLGLGFLLSNDKKNINFKAIGVLFVLQILLALFMFKTSLGVKIVERVSDFVTMVLSYGYQGIEFVVGGWAPPEASVFFINVLLLIIFTATLLSILTHIRVLPLAIKYIGGALAKITGLSNVLTFNAVNSIFFGQSESLIAIKHHLQKMNDNKLFVVCASAMGSVSASIMGSYMTMIPPQYVLVAMILNAMSALIIATMVAPSKPSEDEKIDVREVSQTKSIFEAISAGALDGGRVALIVGAMLIAYVGLIALLDGALTSILGISFTAILGYIFSPIAWIMGIPASEMVTAGSIMGMKLATNEFVAMLEFQPLIEQLSPKTVAIVSTFLVSFANFSSIGIISGSIQAISGEKAAVVAKFGLKVLLVATLASIITSIIAGLFV
- a CDS encoding amidase family protein yields the protein MRMTILAKRTMSLVISGMLIGAIPELAGTPSTVHAQEQIRLEEMTVSELTEGYNSGKYTAKQIVQAYLDRIEKYEDTYNAFTFMNDNALQEAEEIDRLRSEGAELGPLAGIPVVIKEAVDVAGFPSTFGWAPLSKSAGGIELMPAEDAPVVSRLKEAGAIIIGKTNIPAFSATGTHANTSWAGPTYNAVDPSIAPGGSSSGTAMAISGNLAVLGIAEETGGSIQNPAAAQAIVGIKPSFGLIPTTGVTPLAGSTRDVLGPHARTVLDAAVMLDVMAGYSEKDEKTEAAIGHIPEEGYAAAVSDQALKGKRLGLYGPGWRDSELSAETTALYEQAVKELEEEGAIVVEDPFAGSGFKEYVKKTGNVGMETFFYDLESYIQNLNPEDDTLSIQSVFEEAGEVPWVKGGPLSFMEGRFANIDTAITDAKKTPDLTEFNEVREEYLRILDSVMEEHDLDGFVYPQMSNRIPKLGEGDIGATTVPEINISGLPLITVPAGYYENGSPFGLAFFGEMWGEAELIAMAYDYEQATHHRELPVLIEKSADYADVKPNSPYFPAVMSLAAAGAIDADQSEFLPNEPITRAETADIIAKGLHLNIPDNAGTILEGFEDISSEDEYAGVIAAVYREGILLGGSDLFMGGQSLTREQMASVLVRAFDLPKLSNSPHTVVTTNVKTAHKEDVMILAQHGITVELDNYRPQDTVTRGEFASFMYRAMGLQL
- a CDS encoding methyl-accepting chemotaxis protein, whose protein sequence is MSKLSKKLKGFDKSKLKWPNKNKLRLTVKYKLIIVFLIVLIIPSSLIGTLSYQSAKHVLDKEFMRSADESVDVINAVITDVIAPKREDVVIFANHVNATRYDGVDSPDIRAEFDNYIQFHRDLDSMYVGTEEGVMIQVPRKQLNEDYDPRQRPWYKKAMENKGQVVVTDPYVSAATGNLVVAVAKMTEDGSGVVGMDINLQNLSQVAGQVNIGTEGYAIVLDQQRNIVVHPTMELGIRAGEDFFDQMFASEQGEFSFTSEGESKRMEFTTNELTGWKVGGFVFDTEIEGITQPILIATSIVIVVAIVLGLSLVFYLIASITKPLQALRTSAARISEGDLTENIQLKNNDELGDLAGSFNQMSHNLRTLIQEIGSKSEHVAASSEELTASSMQTATASEYVASSLQEVASRAETQNDQLNQTVEALTQISMGIQKVAGNAVHVSDLTKQAAEQAVDGNDSVLKTMDQMNAIYKSVNKSNEQLQSLQQRSQEIAVIVDLIGGIAGQTKLLSLNASIEAARAGEHGRGFAVVAEEVGHLAKQSEEAAKQIIELIGHILKETETTADSMKLAAEKVESGLTISFNTTETFSSIIQNIQEIPVQVEEVATLSEQIAASAGQVTSTAQNLLTLSTENASLSEDMASSTQEQLASMEEISAASASLSKLAEELQELVQQFKI
- a CDS encoding DUF2197 domain-containing protein, with amino-acid sequence MFYYDVRCYNCKNTFRVYEGSQKYKQAKERKDKFFCCEDCADKIRIEAIMNFMREMNR
- a CDS encoding YheC/YheD family protein; the protein is MKKKMHYTSTTIKSKWTKTKWLDKSPEVQDYLPKTMPFSRSNLSSMLSQYSTVFFKPENGTGGYNIIIRIKKRDNGYQYQHNSVKKQFSTLDNLYNELKKRNNREPYLLQQGIQLKKTNGKPFDIRVMVQKSSSGSWKSTGIFTKIGTPGKVATNYQQGGSIGFIRPTLLNAGFSNTTAEEIEAELKKLGKSVGKVFDSHKNGFHELGLDVALDKNGGIWILEVNTRPQFYPLKNMKDKSLYQHILTNAKKYGRKR